Within Triticum dicoccoides isolate Atlit2015 ecotype Zavitan chromosome 1B, WEW_v2.0, whole genome shotgun sequence, the genomic segment tcggctccaacaccgatgagtgtgcggcctccgtggcggggtccatccacccgtccttggatggcgcgatctgctccgaaTTAATTCTCGGGGCCGCCGCAGGCGCGAActcccgaacactatccgatggcagatctaagttatgctcgtcgtgactgttcggcgtacctgacatgggctcgaatccgtcgaagatcaagtctccgcggatgtcggcagtatagttcaagcttccaaacctgacctgatggccaggggcgtatctatcgatctgctccagatggccaagcgagttggcccgcagtacgaagccgccgaatacgaagatctgtccggggaggaaaacctccccctggaccgcgtcattgaagatgattgaaggagccatcaagcctcatcgtgacgacacagtggaactctcaatgaaagcaccaatgtcggtgtcaaaactgacggatctcaggtagggggtccggaactgtgcgtctaaggctaatggtaacaggaggcgggggacacgatgtttacccaggttcgggccctctcgatggaggtaataccctacttcctgcttgattgatcttgatgatatgagtattacaagagttgatctaccacaagatcttagaggctaaaccctagaagctagcctatgattatcattgttgttgtcctacagactaaaccctccggtttatatagacaccagagggggctagggttacacagagtcggttacagagaaggagatctacatatccgaattgccaagcttgccttccatgcaaaggagagtcccatccggacacgggacgaagtcttcaatcttgtatcttcatagtccaacattccaaccaaagtatatagtccggctgtccgaggaccccttaatcccggactccctcagtaccaAACCAAATATCTTCCCGAAACCTAATCTTCTTCCCATTTCCAACTACCCACCTATAACCAAACTTAAGGGCCTTGGCAGCCCACATGACCCCTTGCCAAAACCTGGAGGTGTGTTGGGTGTTGCAAACAAAGATGTTGGGGGAATTATTAAGATACTTGGTATCTACAATAGATCTCCACAACTTCCCTTCATCTTTGATGTATCTCTTAACCCAACTCCCTAGCAAGCAAAGGTTGACATCTCTAATGTTTGGTACTCCTAATCCACCATGCTCTTTTTTCATACAAACCAAGTGCCAGTTGGCAAGGTGAAGCTTCCTATTCCCTTCAAAGTCACTCCAAAGACAGTGAGCCAGCTGGTTGTTAATCAGGTTTAGGGCCCATTTAGGGAACATAAAGAAGGACAACGGGTAGACAGGAACACTAGCAAGGCAAGTCTTGATAAGAATAAGTCTGGCAGAGTAGGAGAGTAATTTCCCTCTCCAGCCAGCCATTTTCTTCAGGATCTTGTCAATGAGAGGTTGGATGTCCTCTCTCCTCAACTTATCATAGTGAAGAGGAATTCCTAGGTATTTGATGGGGAAAGCACCCACAGTGCAGCACATGATATCAGAGAAAGACACAGTCTCCTCAGCTGCCAGCCCTATTGAGATGATTTCACTCTTAGAGTAATTAATTCTCATCCCAGAGACTTGTTCAAAACAGGTTAAAACTTTTTCAAAATTCTCAGCTTTTCTCTCATCTTTATCTATAAAGAGaatggtgtcatctgcatattgcagacAAACTACACCACTAGGAATCATATCAGAACAAAGACCTTTGATTAGGTCATTATCCACAAATTTAGCAACTAAGTTGAACAAGAGGGGGGAAATGGTGTCCTTTGTGGGCTGAGAAATTAAATTCCATATCTGCGTTTGGATGTCCCAATTGAGGTGCCTAAAATGGATTCGGTATTCCCTGATTGCAATTGGGCTGTTTGGTTGGACTATGAATTGCGGGTCGGAAACGAAACCCAAATTCAGCCTCGTATTCCCTCCTACCAAAACTTTTTTTGAACacggtacagacacaagcgctcatatatacacacacgcatacactcacccctatgaacgcatacacgcacaccctacccctatgagcacatccgaaagactgagccgacatatatcttgagattttacgaagtcatcgtagacGCCTCGTAGTCgatggaaacgtctcctcccactaaatgcaTGTCGCCGGAATTCCTCTAGGATAAATACGAGCATCAAGATTTAAATCCTAGTGAACTAGAGATACCGCACTCCGTCTAATCATCTAAGCACAGATTGGTTCGCCCCTCCTACCAAAACTTGCTCCAACGATACGGAGCCTTGGCCCTCCGATTTCCTCCGAATTGGCCCTTTCCGGCAAAACGTACCCCTTCGCTGCCTTAATCCACGCGTCCTCGAAAAAAAAAGGAGGAGACGAACGGAACAGAGCGGCGACCACCAGGGAGCTCGGCGGCCACACCCAGGTTCGATTCGGTCCCGCTCCCTCCTCCTCTACCCATCTCCTTCCCCGCTCCCTCCTCCAGTTCCCGTCGCCGTACTCGGGCATCTCCGCGGCCACCACGAGGACCTCGGCGGCGACCACCAGCAGGACCGCGGGGGCGGAGGCGCCGGTTCCCCGGTCCGCTTATGCCCTGTCCGCCGTGCCCACCCCCTGTACCCATCTCCAAACCTTCTGTCGCAGGCCATCTCCTCCATGGCGCCCAGCCATCAGCACAACCACCGTGCTGTTCCTTCTCCCTTTCCTGTCCTACACCATCCCCTCCTTAGAGCATTCTTAATTTACCTTGTACTGTCTTGTACCTGTAACTTGGTTCACGTGAGGACCTTTCTGTTCTCTGTTAACTAATTTCTTTTTGTTTATGTATTGTGCAGATTTGTGAACTGTCCGTCGATCTGCAGGCCGATTGAAGGTATATGGCCGAAATTCCCTATGTTTGCTATGTCTTGTTTATGTATTTGTGCAGATTTGTGTTCTTTTATGTCTTGTTGAACTTCGAACTATCTATTTTATATTGAACTTGGAACTATATATGAACTACTGCCACGCACTGTTTATGTCAAGCATTTGGACCTATCTATTCAAATCGCTGTGATTTATGTCATGTACGAGACCATATTTGAGAGTACATGTTTGTTATTGTTTCGAATTTGTGTGATGTTATCATAAGAAAATATTGTTGTCATTGTATGACCATTTGTGTTTTCCTGTGCATTTCTAgagtatttatttatttattttcattgctATATATATTCATTCGTAGTCAGATTTCATTTTTGAGTCATGTACAACAAGGTATAGCCTGGTAATGTAGCTATGCAATTCCAAAGTTTGTCATCCAAACAGGATTTGGTATTGAGATCTTAGAGGCATTTCAAGGGCCAATTCACTAGACAACCAAACAGGTGAATTCGTATTCGTGCCATTTCAGTTTCCTCACTGGTTTGGAATTCAGACCAATTCAATACGGAGCTCTCCAATGGAGACATCCAAACGAATAGAATTGTTGAAGAATTGGTATATGTACTATGTAGGCTTCTTTTATGCAAAACTGAGGCTTCTATAATTGAGAATTTTGGTGTGTTTGTAAAAccatattgatctatctctatgtgCTACTGCTAAATTAAATAGAACGctcacatgtcatatttgttgtcatttTTTTTAGGTGGACCACCCTTTTTAAAATTCCTAGACTCGGCTACCGTAGAGCGGAACTGTGCCCGCGCGAGATGGGAATGGAGGAGTCGGCGGGGGGCGCCGCGAGGCAGGCGAAGGAGTCGCTGGAGCTTGCGTTCCAGATGTTCCAGATCCTGGACACCGGCCTCGACCGCCACACCCTCTCGCTGCTCATGGCGCTCTGCGACCGCGGCGCCAACCCGGAGGCTCTCGCCGCCCTTGTTCGCGAGCTGTCCTCCACCGCTCCCCCGTCCGCCGCTGCCCCCACCGCGCCCGCCTCCAACGCCGTGGCGGCACCGACCGCCCCCTCGCTGTTCCCCTCCAGCTTTCGGCAGCTCTAGGCTAGGGTTCGTGCCCTCGACCCCTTCTTCTTTTTCCTCATGGATGACACCTCTTGCCACTTGATCGCGTTGTATGTGTGTGCACTTAGGTCTTCCATTCTGTAGGCTCAGGATTAGTAATGCAAGGGGATCTGTGTCAAACTCGTCACATTCTAGCAAATGATTTTCTCTTCTGTTGGCTGAAATTGCTTCCTGGTTTGTATCCTCAATATTGATAATGCAATGGAGTCTGTCAAATTCTGTTATCCACATTCTTGCACATGGATTGATTCGTTGGAATTATTCATATCATTATATGACACCAATGCAAGATTACAGAGACGAATTTGAAGTACAGTCTACTTATTTGGATCACATGTATAACTGTGAACTCCACGTTTAAGTGGCTCCAAACATGCCCATGAGTAAAATTGTTGTTATGTCAATGTTCCTTGTTCTGGAGGCATCCCAATTAGTAGCTCTCCTTTATCATTCGTCTGGTTGTGGTGTAGGCACATGTGTTTCAATCGCTGCTAGATTCATCATAGTCAAGGACTGAGAATTTGAGCTTACCCTTTGTTATGTTATTCTTTCTTTATCACTGACGTTTCTACAGTAGTAAAATTATCACCAAGTTAGCTCATTGTTCTTGAACAAAGGTGGAAGCAAATGGAAATAACACAGTTAGCCGGAATGCCCCTCACCAGTGGTTGTAAGGTTTGGTTGCATCATGGTTGTAAGGTTTGGCTGCATCATTATTGTGAGATTTCAAATACTTTACAAAGCCAGCCTATGCTCCTCCCCGATAGCGTGTGCGGGCTGGCCTGCCCATCGTAAAATTGTTGAGTTCGACATTTTAACTACAGGGAGCATGCTCATGAGCATAGTTGTTATGTCAATGTTCTTTGCTCTAGACTAGAGGCATCGTAATTAGTAGTTCTTCTTTGTCATTGGTTTGGTTGAGGTACATGCACGGATGTTCCAACAACTGCTGGATATATCGTATTCAAGGACAGCATTCGAGTTCACCCTTTATCAAGttattgttttctttatcactctgGGATTAAAGGTGAAAATGCTTTACAAATCCAACACATGCTTCTCACTGGTGGTGTATTCAAGTTGGCCTGCCCATCGTATTTTTCATCTTGTTCTGGATGTTTTATGGATCTAATAGTCAAGCAGTAGCCATGTATCCAATGAAGTTGTATTTTCAAGAACAAAAATATGTACTAGTATATAGTTTAGAAGTTGATATCTCCCAAGGTGAATTGAAGCATACAACCATGATGCAGCCAAACTTGATTATGCTAAAAAAATGCTCCCATGTCCAAAATTTCAATCAATGTGCAACCACTAGAGGTACCACCTTTTTTTATTACAACATTCTAAACATTACCTTCATTCATTCAGCAGGTACCGAAGACTGGACGCAACTGAAGTTCTTGATATGAAGTCGAACCAAATCTGATACTTGGCTTGCTGGAAGAGCCGGATGAGCTTTGGTCGTGATGTTGTTTCCACAAGAAAAAGTTGTGGTTCATTGAGTTCCTGTAAATTGCCATCTTTCTTTGCTTGACTTGGacactactgtagtaatcatgatgGCCACTACCTCCTCGTTCATAGTCTTCCTATATTCCCATCGCTGTATGCATCAGCTGGACATCTGGTGTTCTGTCGATTATCCTCTCTTTGACGATTGTGTTGTACTTATCTGAAAGGAACACGCCACGGCCTGGTGGCCATGAATCGAGGTCCCGTTTTCGGGATAACAATCAAAAAGCTATGAAacgattatgggacggagggagtagatctcaATCATGCTTTTTAGAAGTCACTGTAATGAATTAGTTTTTCTAGTATTGTATTGTTCTACATTCAGAACCATTCAATCCCTGGAAGACTAAGCAACGATTCATTCATATGGACATTTTGTTGTTCATTTTCAGAAGATAATATTTTCAGCCAAAGCTGTTGCTTGCATCTAAAGCTTGACCTAATCAGTGCTGTTTTCAGCCATGTTTTCGTTTTAAGTTGTTCAGTGGTGGCCTTGATGCTTAATTGAAGTCAATTTTTTAGGTTAAAGAAGAAATTGAGTTGGCCCTCGCAAATCATGCTGCTATGATGACAAGGTATTGTATATGACACCTTGTGACAAGCTTTTAGGTTCGTAAACTGATGCAGATTTATCTAACCACctagtttttttcctttttcattagAAGTCCCACATACACTGTTCCATCGTCATCGAAAAATTTGCAGATCCAATTCacgactaggctttctcttccaatTTTCACTGGCTCCAAGGTTGAAGGTGAGGGTACCTTAAGTATTGCTCTAGTTGACACTTTGACCAGAGAGGTTGTAGTAATGGGTAAGGAGTCCCTGTTGAAGGTTGAATTTGTAGTTCTAGAGGGTGACTTTGAACTTTGAAGACGGAGAAGGCAATGACTGGACAGCTCAGGAGTTCAATACTAACATTgttagagaagacaaggtaaacggCCCTTCCTTTCTGGAGATGTGTTTGTTGGTCTTGATAGAGGCATTGGTAGAGTGGGAGATGTATCATTCACAGATAACTCCAGCTGGACACGCAGCCGAAAGTTCAGGTTAGGTGCAAGAACTGAGGATGGTTGTTATAAATTATAATGGCGTAAGAGTACGGGAAGCAAAAACTGAATCATTTGTGGTAAAGGATCATCGTGGAGAATGTGAGTTCATGCCGCTTTCAATTGTTATTTGTTTCTTGCACCCCTTTCTGTACATTTGATAAGTTTCATCATTTTGGCGCAGCGTCCTTAAACTTGACAACTGCACATAGAAATATAAGCACATGAATTCCTTGCTGCAATCTAGATTTGTTAGAACACATTTTATATGATAGTCATAGTCATGTAATAAAAATTTGCTTTCTCAAAGGATTTTGACCAACTTAGTTTACTCGTACTGCTAATAATGATTGGCCTATGTCATCGCTTCATTGTCTCAAATGCTACCAAAATGGACAAATGTAAATGCCTCACTTGTTATATTTTGTTCCCATTTCCCAGTGTACAAGAAGCATCACCCACCAGTTCTTGAAGATGAGGTTTGGAGACTGGAGAAGATCGGCAAGGAAGGAGCTTTTCACAAGCGTTTGAATAAGGAGAAGATAGTTACAGTCAAAGATTTTCTCACTTTATTGCATCTTGATGCTCCTAGGCTCCGGAAGGTACTATGCACTCTTTTGCAAGGTTTACAGAATTTGCTTATGTATTTATATTATATACTCTTTGTAGAGTTTACACAAGCTGTTGATGACTTGTCCATTCTATCCAAGGTTGACATGTATATTTATATCGAACGTGTTTGGCAGCATTATTTTGTAAATCTTTGAATTAGGAAAAACTGGATCCCTcattcggatggatcaactgtattttATCTATGGTAGTGTAAATGAGGTGTGGCATGTTGTTGCAGATGATAGTGGTGGCTCAGAAAATATGCAGATATTGGGCACTGGCATGTCAACTAAGATGTGGGAAACCTGATCATTTGTCGGGCCGGGTCCGGTTCGGGCCGGGCTTGACAAAGCCCGAAGAAAAAATCCCAAGCCCGAGTTTGGCCCGGCCTAGCCCGAAGTACACGAACAGTGGCATTTTTATTAAATTAATCATTTTCGTGATATTATATTAATTTATTATACCTATATTTTGAATAAAACacgtatatatatacacacatttcGGGCTTTCGGGCCGGGCTTCAGGTCAGAAAGTGGAGCCTGAGTCCGGCCCGAATGTCGGGCTTAGGGTTCGGGCCGGTGGGCTGGGTTGTCCATGACCAGGTCTAGTGGGAGGTTACTATTGAGGATGCAAAAACAACATGTATACTCAGTGACAAGTTGCTTGTTTACTATCTAGAAAACCCAAGCAAAACTGCAGTTGTGTTCAATGCTGTTGGAGAAGTGAGAGGGttaatatcggagaagtttgtttcTGTTGATGATCTAACAGAAAAGGAGAAGGTATTCACTTTTCTTCGTCGTATAAGTTCTTTAGATCAAATTCATTTCCCCTTGTACCAGTTGCAACCTAGACCATCTGGTCTTACAGCATTTGTTCTTTCTAGGCTGAAGCAAATGCAGCTGTTAAACAAGCATTTGAAGACTGGAAGAATGTCTCGACCTGCGACAGTGAAACACTTTTGGAGAATCCGTCATAGCTCCTCAATATGGGATCCTCATCTTTATGTGAAAACGAATTTTTCCAGTTACCTGCACAAGTTGCCACTGACGATTTTGAGTTAAGCCACTTGGACATACCATCAGGTGACATTTTCTCTGTGGAACCATTGTGTGCCTTGGATCCTTGTGCGGTGGGAGCTGTAGAGAGCAGTGAAAATAGATTTCAGCCTGAGCTTCCCCCACTTGGTGGCCATGGACAGCCTCAAGAATCACTTGCTTTAGACAAGTTGTCGAATTCATTGGTTTTCGAGGAGAGCACCAGTCATGCCTCATTCAACGAAGAAGACTACTATTGCCGTCCAGATCCTCCCCCGGTATCCTTTGACTTGCAAGATCTTGGCGCTGCGCTGAAGGGAGACGGTATCAAAGCCCAAGCCATATGTCATAGGATGGATATTCTACACCAGGAGGATGGCCGCTCAGAAGAGGAAGAAATCCGGGAAATGATGATTTTCATTTGCCTGTGGTTGATTAGTTAAAAGATTGTGAGATATAGAAGTGGAGGAAAGGAAAGCATGTGTACATGAGTGGTTGGTTATCTTTCGGATCTTTTCATTTTGCGCGCTCTTTTTGCTGGTGTTCTCGAGCCGTTTTATCAGCGAGAGTCAAATGATTGTTTTGCTGGTGTTCTTATGCCGTTTTATCAGCGAAGAGTGACACCTGTAAATAATCAAATGATTGTTTTGCTGGTGTCTCAAGCCCGGTTTATCAGCGAGAGTGACACATGTAAATAATCAGATGAAGCTCTGTACAGtactccatcccataatgtaagaagCTTTGTCAAAAAgcttcttacattatgggacggaggcagTACATAAATCCGTAAATATGAATGGTGGTGCTATTGTGTCAATTTGGTCCATAACTTGTTGCCACATGTTTTGTGTTATGACATTACATGTGCGCACATGCTGCCCAAGTAtgaatgaagtccacaagtgcaaaACCAAATGGATTGTGCTGTGCTGCCAAATTCAGGATCCATACTCCAAACATTTGTTGGATCTAAAGTTTCAAAGCAGCGACGCATGACATTTGTTGGATTCAGGATCCGCATCTCAGGGAAAGTTATGTACTCTCTCCATCCGTTCCAAATTCAGGATCCATACTCCAAACATTTGTTGGATCTAAAGTTTTGTGGTATGAACTTTCTGTTGTGATGTACCCTTCAGGTTTTTACCACGtaatttaaactaaaaccacgacgagtaatttggaacggagggagtagtacataacTTTTCCTGAGATGCGGATTTGTATATTTTTTTACTATAATAAATACTCGCCCAAGTCAAACATGGATGGTGGGTTGAACTCCGGTAGAAGAAACTGGCTACGCTAAGAAAATCGCTTTCAGAGTGAGTGAGTAGTTGGGCAAAGCGTCAGTGTAGCGTACAGAAGGCTTCTACAGTAGTACGTATATTACAGGATATTGACCAGATCAAGATGAGGCGAACACTGACTATGTTCATAGAGTGAGTGTATACGCATGTATATGAGCGTTTGCCTCTGTACTATGTTCTAAAAAAATTTACAGCTCCTGCTGGTCTACTACGCTACACGCACACACAGACAAAGAGAAGCTCTGCTGCGTTAGCTCGGATCGGAGGTCAGAATCAAAATCATTCGAGCCATGGCTGAGCTAGCTCCGCTTTCCATGCTCTTCCTTGCCCTGCTCGTCGTCGTCCCCGTGCTCCACTTCATCCGGTCGTCACGCCGGCATGAGGGAAGCAGCCGGCCGCGGCCTCCGCCGTCGCCATGGGCGCTGCCAGTCATCGGCCACCTCCACCACGTCGCCGGCGCGCTCCCGCACCGCGCGATGCTGGGCCTGTCGCGCCGCCACGGCCCGCTCATGCTGCTCCGCCTCTGCGAGCTCCGCGTCGTCGTCGCCTCCTCGGCCGACGCCGCGAGGGAGATCATGAAGACCCAGGACCTGGCGTTCGCGTCGCGGCCCATGACCCCGACGGGGAAGGCCCTCCTCGGCGACAGCCCGGGCATCGTGTTCACGCCCTACGGCGACGCGTGGCGCCAGCTCCGCAGGATCTGCACCCTCGAGCTCTTCACCTCCCGCCGCGTCAGGTCCTTCCGGCCCGTGCGCGAGGAAGAGGTCGGGCGGCTGCTCCggtcggtggcggtggcggtggcgccgtctccgtctccgtcgttGGCGGTGAACCTGAGCGAGCGGATCAGCGCATACGTCGCGGACTCGTCGGTGCGCGCCGTCATCGGCAGCCGGTTCAAGGACCGCGGCGCGTTCCTTCGGATGCTGGAGCGGAGGATCAAGCTCGCGCCGGCGCAGTGCCTGCCGGACCTCTTCCCGTCGTCGCGGCTGGCGATGCTCGTCAGCCGGATGCCGCGCGAGATGAAGCGGGAGCGCCGGGAGATGAGGGACTTCATCGACGCCATCATCCAGGAGCATCAAGAGAACAGCacggccggcgccggcgccgacgaCGACGACTTTCTCGACGTCCTCCTGAGGATCCAGAGAGAGGGGAAGCTCGATcctcccctcaccaccgacgacatcAAGGCAGTCATCGTCGTAAGCTGCTCATCTCGATCTTCTCCTACTACTCCTACAATGGAGGAGAAATTTTCAACACCGTACGTACGTCGGCGACTAACTTCCTCTGCTTCAACTCGGACAGGACATCTTCATAGCGAGCAGCGAGACGTCGGCGACGGCGCTGCAGTGGGCCATGGCCGAGCTGATGAGGAACCCGAGGGTGATGCGCAAGGCGCAGGAGGAGGTCCGGCGAGCCCTCGACGGGCGCGACAGGGTCACGGAGGAGAGCCTGGCGAGCCTGCGCTACCTGGACCTCGTCATCAAGGAGGTGCTCCGGCTTCACCCGCCGGCGACGATGTTGCTCCCCCGCGAGTGCCGGGCCCCGTGCCGGGTCCTCGGCTTCGACGTGCCGGTGGGGGCCATGGTGCTCGTCAACGCGTGGGCGATCGGCAGGGACCCGGCGCACTGGGACGAGCCGGAGGAGTTCTCGCCGGAGAGGTTCGAGGGCGGCGGCGTGGACTTCAAGGGCACGGACTTCGAGTACATACCGTTCGGCGCCGGGCGGCGCATGTGCCCCGGGATGGCGTTCGGGCTGGCCAACATGGAGCTCGCGCTCGCCAGCCTTCTCTACCACTTCGACTGGGAGCTGCCGGACGGGACGGGGCCCGGGGAGCTGGACATGGCCGAGCTTCTGGGGCTCACCACGCGGCGGCGCTCCGACCTCCTGCTCGTCCCGGCGATCAGCATGCCATTGCCAAAGCAAAATTTGAATGCGCCAAGCGAAAATTCTTTCGACATTAAGCCTTAGGGTAGCGAAATTTGCAACATGGGagatttattgctattgcttcaaTTCCAGCAAAGAAAGAAAGAATAGAACAAAAGTGATATTTTTACACGTATGGTACCAGTCTACCAAACCACAATCACATCACCAGAACCTGACCAGAACTACTTCTGCACAGAGCACAGGAAAAAACCAAGTAAATTTATTCAGAACATTCCATGGCGCTCTCAAGATGATCGTGCTGTTCCGCTTCTGCACTTCTGTTATTTGGTAGTATGAGATCTTGAAATACCAGTGGTCGATTAGACTGGTTTTCTCAGGTCTGAAATATATAATACAATTATGCACTCTTGATTCTCTTCCGAGAAACAAAGAGGTATCGCCGCAGCGCAAGCAGCGAGATCCAAGTGAACTTTGAAATCTTCTCTTTTATCATCAGCAGTAATGCGGAGCTCAGAACTGTCTTTAGTATCTGAGCATGCAATCCTTTGAAGAACCCTGGGATGCCTTCCTTGTTCCACATTGCATGCATGGCGCCCAACATTGTTTTGGGAGGCCTTGAATTGCCTGGCTTTTCAGATTCGTCCTCGTCGTCCTCATCGGGGTCTGCAGCCTGAATCATGACCTTGCACCTGTTTGGAAAATGGCGTCATATAATTGCAGTGGCGGTTGAATTTATAGGCAGCACTAACAGGCAAAAGCAAGTGGGAAGGTCCAGATAACAAGTGCTGGCAAAGTGAAGTTTCCATACCTGATTAATGGGTAAGTCAAGATTGTCGCAACACTTTTTGAGATGGCACCAAGGAGAAATGCCGAGAAAGCAGAAAGAGCAACCGGGGAAGAATCACCTGCTGATTCTGCATTTCTACGCGTTTGCCTCAGAATTAGCTTCTGCTTAAGCTGGTCAAACACGGTGTACTGCAAAGGATTGCACATAAAACAGTTGTTATCTCGTGCacgaagaaggaaaagaaaataaagctTATAACGTTACAAGTTACACCCAAGAGCAGTACCGTTAAGGTTGTATTCAGATTAAGAATACACTGCTACTTTTCACTTTAAATATGGTAATGCAGCATGGATTTTGAGTCGCTCGACTAGTCACGACTAGTCGACGACTAGTCTATGAGTCACAAAAATATGGTCGACTCAGCTTAGTGTCGACTCGCAACTCTTGAGTCGCGACTAGTCACAACGCAGGCTCGACTTCTTCCGAGTCGCTGCCCCAGAGCGACTCGCATGAGTCGCGACTCGAAAACCATGTAATGCAGACACTACATACTCAATAATACTGAAACATGTTTGAAGGCTCTACAGTTACTACAAAACATCAACGACTTATTGACTGAATCAAGAAGGTGAAAATCATGAGGCCAATGGTTCACACCATTTTGCAGACCTAAATATATGCATTTGCTCTAGTAGGAGACATGGACAACAACACACATCCACAGATAAGTCCTGAACTTCTTCCTCCCAGTTCGTTCAAG encodes:
- the LOC119341928 gene encoding mitotic-spindle organizing protein 1A-like, translated to MGMEESAGGAARQAKESLELAFQMFQILDTGLDRHTLSLLMALCDRGANPEALAALVRELSSTAPPSAAAPTAPASNAVAAPTAPSLFPSSFRQL
- the LOC119341939 gene encoding premnaspirodiene oxygenase-like — translated: MAELAPLSMLFLALLVVVPVLHFIRSSRRHEGSSRPRPPPSPWALPVIGHLHHVAGALPHRAMLGLSRRHGPLMLLRLCELRVVVASSADAAREIMKTQDLAFASRPMTPTGKALLGDSPGIVFTPYGDAWRQLRRICTLELFTSRRVRSFRPVREEEVGRLLRSVAVAVAPSPSPSLAVNLSERISAYVADSSVRAVIGSRFKDRGAFLRMLERRIKLAPAQCLPDLFPSSRLAMLVSRMPREMKRERREMRDFIDAIIQEHQENSTAGAGADDDDFLDVLLRIQREGKLDPPLTTDDIKAVIVDIFIASSETSATALQWAMAELMRNPRVMRKAQEEVRRALDGRDRVTEESLASLRYLDLVIKEVLRLHPPATMLLPRECRAPCRVLGFDVPVGAMVLVNAWAIGRDPAHWDEPEEFSPERFEGGGVDFKGTDFEYIPFGAGRRMCPGMAFGLANMELALASLLYHFDWELPDGTGPGELDMAELLGLTTRRRSDLLLVPAISMPLPKQNLNAPSENSFDIKP